A window of Ignavibacteriales bacterium contains these coding sequences:
- a CDS encoding putative Ig domain-containing protein, producing MKKLHLFFIAALFSFSFLSAQTEQSIQLKDGWKFKVGDNLDYAKPGYDDGQWKGIQVDKIWEQQGYDPLDGYAWFRIKIFIPSSLKNNSFLKDSLKIFLGKVNNFDQSFINGNIFGINGKNVSATTIIDTSFLNAPTILWDYNRRYTLHVNDPRILWDKENVIAVRVFDQGGQGGIYTGNAAISMVHISEYLSLDYQQVPFLFKNKTASKSLTIKNTSDKLIISGKFIIRAENKLNKEIIYEKSSEIKLKPNDSRKFDFSLMNQDQSSYVNYIFEFAHNKEQTTFKEETPYILTLAQSQKPKINGAKVYGQRSNKPFLYTIAATGVRPMMFDAVNLPKGLSIDKKTGIIAGKVSDKAEYNVTLVAKNKFGSAKSKLRIEIGDKLALTPPMGWNSWNVWGLTVDQEKVLASAKVYKEKGLMNHGWTFINIDDGWEIVGNSPDPKRAADGNILCNSKFPNMKALGDSLHSLGLKFGIYSSPGPLTCGGYTATYQHELQDAKSFASWGIDYLKYDWCSYDNIAKDTSRAERIKPYIIMQEALQKIDRDIVYSLCQYGMSKVWEWGGSVGGNLWRTTGDINDTWQSLSDIGFSQIENAKYAKPGNWNDPDMLVVGWVGWGPSLHPTKLTPDEQYIHISMWSLLSAPLLIGCDLTRLDDFTLNLLTNDDVLAIDQDPLGKQATPKIIKDNIQVWVKDLEDGNKAIGIFNLGSESKKYSLDFSEIGIKTNSKVRDLWRQKDLGKFKEKFETLVPSHGVVLIKLFE from the coding sequence ATGAAAAAGCTTCATTTATTTTTTATTGCTGCTCTTTTCTCGTTTAGCTTCTTATCAGCACAAACAGAACAATCAATTCAACTTAAGGACGGATGGAAATTCAAGGTCGGTGATAATTTAGATTATGCAAAACCAGGATATGATGATGGTCAATGGAAAGGAATTCAAGTTGATAAAATTTGGGAACAGCAAGGTTACGATCCACTAGATGGTTATGCTTGGTTTCGTATTAAGATTTTTATTCCTTCTTCATTAAAAAATAATTCATTCTTAAAAGACAGTTTGAAAATATTTCTAGGTAAGGTGAACAATTTTGATCAATCATTTATCAACGGAAATATTTTCGGCATCAACGGAAAAAATGTAAGTGCAACTACAATTATTGATACAAGCTTTCTTAATGCGCCAACAATACTTTGGGATTACAACCGCCGTTATACTCTTCATGTAAATGATCCAAGAATTTTGTGGGATAAAGAAAATGTAATAGCTGTTCGTGTTTTTGATCAAGGCGGACAAGGAGGAATTTACACCGGTAATGCCGCAATTAGTATGGTTCATATCAGCGAGTATTTATCGCTTGATTACCAGCAAGTTCCCTTTCTCTTTAAAAATAAAACCGCTTCAAAATCATTAACAATAAAAAATACTTCCGATAAGCTCATAATTAGCGGAAAGTTTATCATCCGCGCAGAAAACAAATTGAACAAAGAAATTATTTATGAAAAATCCTCAGAAATTAAACTCAAGCCAAACGATTCACGGAAATTTGATTTCAGTTTGATGAATCAAGATCAATCAAGTTATGTGAATTACATATTTGAATTTGCTCACAACAAAGAACAAACTACTTTTAAGGAAGAAACTCCATACATATTAACTTTAGCGCAATCTCAAAAACCAAAGATTAACGGTGCTAAAGTTTACGGACAACGATCGAACAAACCTTTTCTCTACACAATAGCTGCAACCGGTGTGAGACCAATGATGTTTGATGCAGTCAATCTTCCAAAAGGATTATCAATAGATAAAAAAACCGGAATTATTGCAGGAAAAGTTTCCGACAAAGCAGAATACAATGTAACACTTGTAGCAAAAAATAAATTTGGTTCAGCAAAGAGCAAATTAAGAATTGAAATAGGTGATAAACTTGCTCTCACTCCGCCAATGGGATGGAACAGTTGGAACGTTTGGGGATTAACTGTTGACCAGGAAAAAGTTTTAGCTTCGGCAAAAGTTTATAAAGAAAAAGGATTGATGAATCACGGATGGACTTTTATTAATATTGATGACGGTTGGGAAATTGTCGGTAACTCACCTGATCCCAAACGTGCTGCGGACGGAAATATTTTATGCAATTCTAAATTTCCAAATATGAAAGCACTTGGCGATAGTCTCCATTCACTCGGACTTAAATTCGGAATTTATAGTTCGCCGGGTCCACTTACGTGCGGCGGTTATACCGCAACATATCAGCATGAACTTCAAGATGCAAAATCGTTTGCTTCTTGGGGTATTGATTATTTGAAATATGATTGGTGTTCATACGATAATATTGCAAAAGACACTTCGCGCGCCGAGAGGATTAAACCATACATAATTATGCAAGAAGCTCTGCAAAAAATTGACCGTGATATTGTGTACAGCTTGTGCCAATATGGAATGAGCAAAGTTTGGGAATGGGGTGGAAGTGTTGGAGGAAATTTGTGGCGCACAACCGGCGATATTAACGACACATGGCAAAGTTTAAGTGATATTGGATTCAGTCAAATTGAAAATGCAAAATATGCTAAACCAGGTAACTGGAACGATCCCGATATGCTTGTTGTTGGCTGGGTTGGTTGGGGACCAAGTCTGCATCCGACAAAATTAACTCCCGATGAGCAATACATACATATCAGCATGTGGAGTTTACTCTCTGCTCCGCTTCTCATCGGTTGCGATCTTACAAGACTGGATGATTTTACTCTGAACTTATTAACAAATGATGATGTACTTGCAATAGATCAAGATCCGCTTGGAAAGCAGGCAACACCAAAAATCATCAAAGATAATATTCAAGTTTGGGTAAAGGACTTGGAAGACGGAAATAAAGCAATTGGGATTTTTAATCTTGGAAGTGAATCCAAAAAATATTCCTTAGATTTTTCGGAGATTGGAATAAAAACAAACTCAAAGGTTCGTGATCTATGGCGGCAGAAAGATTTAGGAAAGTTCAAAGAGAAATTTGAAACTCTTGTTCCTTCACACGGTGTAGTGCTAATAAAATTATTTGAATGA
- the nuoE gene encoding NADH-quinone oxidoreductase subunit NuoE, with amino-acid sequence MLVLEKNAMTDEIERLVDKFGNDRSSLLPILQEIQKKHKHIPDYAQQEIARLLDIHPVEIYSIISFYSFLNTKPKGRNIVRLCQTITCDLAGKKSVANAIERELGIKFGETTKDNKFTLEYVNCLGMCDQGPALLINERVYSKINSEKAVQILKVVK; translated from the coding sequence ATGTTAGTTCTAGAAAAAAATGCTATGACAGACGAGATTGAAAGATTAGTTGATAAATTCGGTAATGACCGATCATCTCTTTTACCAATTCTACAGGAAATTCAGAAAAAACATAAACACATTCCGGATTATGCTCAACAAGAAATCGCACGCCTGCTTGATATTCATCCTGTTGAAATCTACAGTATAATTTCTTTTTACTCATTCTTAAATACAAAACCTAAAGGGAGAAATATTGTACGGCTGTGTCAAACTATAACATGCGATTTAGCTGGAAAAAAATCAGTTGCTAATGCAATTGAACGTGAACTTGGAATAAAATTCGGTGAAACTACCAAGGACAATAAATTTACACTAGAGTATGTGAATTGTCTTGGAATGTGCGATCAAGGTCCGGCATTATTAATCAACGAAAGAGTTTATTCGAAAATTAATTCTGAAAAAGCTGTGCAAATTCTGAAAGTGGTGAAATGA
- the typA gene encoding translational GTPase TypA: MKGIRNIAIIAHVDHGKTTLVDQILKQCSVFRKNQVVRERFLDSNDLERERGITILAKNISIPFKDYKINLIDTPGHADFGGEVERVLKMADGVLLLVDAFEGPMPQTRFVLEKALALHLKPIVVINKIDRTDNRPVEVLDEIYDLFIDLDAHEDQLGFPVIYASGREGWAVKDLKDPRTNISPLLDSIINDLPSPPVLEGTTQIQVTSLDYSDYVGRIGIGRVFRGTLKREEKLSIIKRDGSIRDTVPKQIFVFDGLTRTEVDEVQCGDICAIVGIEDIDIGDTICDALNPEPLEIISIDEPTISMTFTVNNSPFYGREGKYVTSRQLRDRLYKELEHNVSLKVQDTASPDSYKVSGRGILHLSILIENMRREGYELQIREPKVIYREIKGKKAEPIEVLVVDVPSELAGKVIELVGQRRGELLKMESKGNLNKLEFHIPTRGIVGLRTKVLTATSGEGIMHHRFFQYEYFKGAINKVTSGVLISMDEGPSTAYAIDSLQDRGKFFIDPGDIVYKGQIIGEHTKENDIEVNIQRGKKLSNMRASGSDKAVKITPAIKFSLEEALEYISEDELVEVTPKSIRLRKLHLDANDRKRYNLGKTI, translated from the coding sequence GTGAAAGGAATTAGAAACATTGCTATTATAGCGCACGTAGATCACGGCAAAACAACATTAGTTGATCAAATATTAAAACAGTGCAGCGTTTTCAGAAAAAACCAAGTAGTGCGGGAAAGATTCTTAGATTCAAACGATCTTGAGCGGGAACGAGGAATAACCATCCTTGCAAAAAACATCAGCATTCCATTCAAAGATTATAAAATTAATTTGATTGACACACCCGGTCATGCTGATTTTGGCGGTGAAGTTGAACGCGTTTTGAAAATGGCAGATGGTGTATTGCTTCTTGTTGATGCATTTGAAGGACCAATGCCGCAAACAAGATTTGTTCTTGAAAAAGCTTTAGCTCTTCATTTAAAACCTATAGTCGTTATCAATAAAATAGACAGAACTGATAATCGTCCGGTAGAAGTACTTGACGAGATTTATGATTTGTTCATAGATTTAGATGCACACGAGGACCAACTTGGTTTTCCGGTAATCTATGCAAGTGGAAGAGAAGGTTGGGCAGTAAAAGATTTAAAAGATCCGCGCACAAATATCAGTCCCCTTTTAGATTCAATAATTAATGATCTCCCTTCACCTCCTGTACTAGAAGGTACAACTCAGATTCAAGTTACTTCGCTCGATTATAGTGATTATGTAGGAAGAATTGGAATCGGCAGAGTTTTCAGAGGAACATTAAAACGGGAAGAAAAATTATCTATCATAAAAAGAGACGGTTCAATTCGTGATACTGTTCCAAAACAAATATTCGTTTTTGATGGTCTTACTAGAACTGAAGTTGATGAAGTTCAATGCGGAGACATTTGTGCAATCGTTGGAATTGAAGATATAGATATTGGCGATACAATCTGTGATGCACTAAATCCTGAACCGCTTGAAATTATTTCGATAGATGAACCGACCATTAGCATGACTTTCACCGTTAATAATTCTCCTTTTTACGGAAGAGAAGGAAAATACGTTACGTCGCGTCAACTAAGAGACAGACTTTATAAAGAATTAGAACACAACGTTTCTCTCAAAGTGCAAGACACAGCCTCACCGGATTCTTACAAAGTTTCCGGCAGAGGAATATTACATCTTTCAATATTAATTGAAAATATGCGCCGTGAAGGATATGAACTTCAGATTCGCGAACCGAAAGTAATTTACAGAGAGATCAAAGGAAAAAAGGCAGAGCCTATCGAAGTTCTTGTTGTTGATGTTCCTTCAGAGCTTGCCGGAAAAGTTATTGAACTTGTTGGTCAACGCAGAGGTGAATTATTAAAAATGGAATCCAAAGGAAATTTGAATAAACTTGAATTTCATATTCCAACAAGAGGAATTGTTGGTCTGCGTACAAAAGTTTTAACTGCAACTTCTGGTGAAGGAATAATGCATCACAGATTTTTTCAATATGAATATTTTAAAGGCGCAATAAACAAAGTTACAAGCGGTGTACTGATCTCTATGGATGAAGGGCCATCTACAGCTTATGCCATTGATTCTCTTCAGGATAGAGGTAAATTTTTTATTGATCCGGGTGACATTGTTTACAAAGGACAAATAATCGGCGAGCATACTAAAGAGAATGATATTGAAGTTAACATACAACGTGGGAAAAAATTATCAAACATGCGCGCTTCGGGATCGGATAAAGCTGTTAAAATAACCCCGGCAATAAAATTCTCTTTGGAGGAAGCTTTGGAATATATTTCTGAAGATGAATTGGTTGAAGTTACGCCAAAATCAATTCGTTTAAGAAAATTGCATTTAGACGCAAATGACAGAAAAAGATATAATCTTGGAAAGACTATTTGA
- a CDS encoding response regulator: protein MAIIVIIDDDPDILDASSLVLKSKGYNVLTTTNPNDGYKLIKEKKPDLIILDVMMDEPDDGFFLAQKLRKEKVTTPILMYTSVSKAIGMDFGKNEMVPVDDFVEKPISPEELVEKVTALLQKAKEKK, encoded by the coding sequence ATGGCCATAATAGTTATAATTGATGATGATCCCGATATTCTTGATGCAAGCAGTTTGGTTTTGAAATCGAAAGGTTACAATGTTTTAACAACAACTAATCCCAATGATGGTTACAAACTTATTAAAGAAAAAAAACCAGATTTAATTATTCTAGACGTAATGATGGATGAGCCTGATGATGGGTTTTTCTTAGCTCAAAAACTTAGAAAAGAAAAAGTTACCACACCGATATTAATGTACACTTCAGTCTCAAAAGCAATTGGAATGGATTTTGGCAAAAACGAAATGGTTCCTGTAGATGACTTTGTAGAAAAACCGATTTCGCCAGAAGAACTTGTTGAAAAAGTAACTGCATTATTGCAAAAAGCTAAGGAGAAAAAATAA
- a CDS encoding cold-shock protein, translating to MAKGTVKWFNDKKGFGFITPESGPDVFVHHSAIQSDGFKTLAEGDKVEFEIVDGPKGPGAANVKKID from the coding sequence ATGGCAAAGGGAACAGTAAAATGGTTCAACGACAAAAAAGGGTTTGGTTTTATTACTCCAGAATCTGGACCAGACGTTTTTGTTCATCATTCTGCAATTCAATCTGATGGATTTAAAACTCTAGCTGAAGGCGATAAAGTAGAGTTTGAAATCGTCGATGGGCCAAAAGGTCCGGGAGCAGCTAACGTTAAGAAAATAGACTAA
- a CDS encoding iron hydrogenase, whose translation MEKINRKGAVLFSEYKKGEGIKKAISQSREDILFEIRDSKLKGRGGAGFPTATKWTLVSAASSEEKYIICNADEGEPGTFKDRVLLLEYPESVFDGMVIAGYVIGSKTGIVYLRGEYEYMKKSLEDYLESMRKDNLLGKNIQGKKGFDFDIIIRMGSGAYVCGEETALIESLEGNRGEARNRPPFPVTTGFLGKPTTVNNVETLASVAHIITKGGEWFRKYGTDKSTGSKLFSVSGDCEKPGVYELPWGTKISELLKLVSAKNTKAVQIGGASGVCIPKSQFERTLAYEDIPTGGSIIIFNESRNMLHVLKNFMEFFVEESCGQCTPCRIGNVKLLEGVELIENSKYTFSYINQLKELGHSMQVSSKCGLGQSSPNSFISIIENFKEEILNGNGGNNGK comes from the coding sequence ATGGAAAAGATAAATAGAAAAGGTGCTGTTTTGTTTTCCGAATACAAAAAGGGTGAAGGAATTAAAAAAGCAATTTCACAATCACGAGAAGATATTCTATTTGAAATTCGCGATTCTAAATTAAAAGGGCGCGGCGGTGCAGGATTCCCAACTGCAACAAAGTGGACCTTAGTTTCCGCCGCATCATCAGAAGAAAAATATATTATATGTAATGCAGATGAAGGAGAACCCGGAACATTTAAAGATCGTGTACTTCTTCTTGAATATCCGGAATCAGTTTTTGACGGAATGGTTATAGCAGGATATGTAATTGGCTCTAAAACCGGAATAGTTTACCTGCGTGGTGAATATGAATACATGAAAAAGTCTCTTGAAGATTATTTGGAAAGTATGAGAAAAGATAATCTGCTTGGGAAAAATATTCAAGGCAAGAAAGGATTCGACTTTGATATAATAATTAGAATGGGAAGCGGTGCATACGTTTGCGGTGAAGAAACTGCATTAATTGAATCACTTGAAGGAAATAGAGGTGAAGCACGAAATCGTCCTCCATTTCCGGTTACAACAGGATTCTTAGGCAAACCAACAACAGTTAATAATGTAGAGACTCTCGCATCAGTTGCACACATTATTACAAAAGGCGGTGAATGGTTTAGAAAATATGGCACAGATAAATCAACGGGCTCAAAATTATTTTCTGTTTCTGGTGATTGTGAAAAACCGGGAGTATATGAATTGCCTTGGGGAACTAAAATTTCAGAACTATTGAAATTAGTTAGTGCAAAAAATACAAAAGCAGTTCAAATAGGTGGAGCTTCTGGCGTATGTATTCCTAAATCTCAATTTGAACGTACTCTTGCATATGAAGATATACCAACTGGTGGTTCGATAATTATCTTCAATGAAAGCAGAAATATGCTTCACGTTCTAAAAAACTTTATGGAATTCTTTGTTGAAGAATCTTGCGGTCAGTGTACGCCATGCAGAATTGGAAATGTAAAATTATTAGAAGGCGTAGAATTGATTGAAAATTCAAAATATACATTTTCTTATATCAATCAATTAAAAGAACTGGGACATTCAATGCAGGTTTCATCGAAATGCGGATTAGGACAATCAAGCCCAAACTCATTCATCTCAATCATAGAAAACTTTAAGGAGGAGATATTGAACGGTAACGGAGGGAATAATGGAAAGTAA
- a CDS encoding adenosine deaminase: MIKFINGLPKAELHLHIEGTLNPELMFKIAKRNKIEIKYKSVDELKKAYHFNNLQDFLNLYYEGAAVLLTEEDFYEMTMAYLEKASSQNILHCEIFFDPQTHTNRGIKFETVINGIHKALTDAENDFGISAKLIMCFLRDLDEDSAIKTLQEALPHKDKIIAVGLDSAEVGNPPSKFKNVFNMALREGFLTVAHAGEEGPANYVWEALEHLNVSRIDHGNNSMDDNNLIDQLVKSQMPLTVCPLSNLKLKVVDDLKKHPLKKMIQKNLLVTINSDDPAYFGGYVNENYSAIAQALDLSKEEVCNLAKNSFQASFLDNDQKEKMIDKINKYVENHRS; encoded by the coding sequence ATGATAAAATTTATCAACGGTTTACCCAAAGCAGAGTTGCATCTTCATATAGAGGGGACTTTAAACCCCGAGTTGATGTTTAAAATTGCTAAACGGAATAAAATAGAAATTAAATACAAATCAGTTGATGAATTAAAAAAGGCGTATCATTTCAATAATTTACAAGATTTTCTAAACCTTTATTATGAAGGTGCCGCAGTTCTTCTTACAGAAGAAGATTTTTATGAGATGACCATGGCCTATCTTGAAAAAGCTTCTTCGCAGAATATCCTCCATTGTGAAATATTCTTTGATCCCCAAACACATACTAATAGAGGAATTAAATTTGAGACGGTGATTAACGGTATTCATAAAGCTTTGACGGATGCCGAGAATGATTTTGGCATTTCCGCAAAACTAATTATGTGTTTCCTTAGAGATCTAGATGAAGACTCTGCTATTAAAACTCTGCAAGAGGCATTACCTCACAAAGATAAAATTATTGCGGTCGGATTGGACTCCGCTGAAGTAGGAAATCCTCCATCAAAATTTAAAAATGTATTTAACATGGCACTCCGTGAAGGCTTTCTTACTGTAGCTCACGCCGGAGAAGAAGGTCCGGCAAATTATGTTTGGGAAGCCTTGGAACATCTTAATGTTTCCAGAATAGACCACGGTAATAATTCAATGGATGATAACAATCTGATTGATCAATTGGTTAAATCACAAATGCCGCTAACAGTTTGTCCGTTATCAAATCTAAAATTGAAAGTTGTTGATGATCTTAAAAAACATCCGTTGAAAAAAATGATTCAAAAAAATCTTTTGGTTACAATAAATTCTGATGACCCGGCTTACTTTGGCGGATATGTAAATGAAAATTATTCAGCAATTGCACAGGCTCTAGATTTATCGAAAGAAGAAGTTTGTAATCTTGCAAAAAATTCTTTTCAAGCTAGCTTTCTTGATAATGATCAAAAAGAAAAAATGATTGATAAGATAAATAAATATGTTGAAAATCATCGAAGCTGA
- a CDS encoding ATP-binding cassette domain-containing protein yields MENNINPVILSALELEVHYGEQIVLDKASLSVHEGDRIGLVGRNGAGKSTFLKVISGVIVPDTGKIAKKKDLVIGFLSQEFTLDETKKVHDNILDGAVRIIELIHEYENLSHDSSKRHILEEKISQLDGWNLERKIDLLINSLHAPEPGRVVATLSGGEKRRVALCRALISQPDLLILDEPTNHLDTDSIEWIEDFLSHYKGTCIFVTHDRYFLDSIANRIVELASGVFFSHQGNYTDYLINKTERQTVKEIEEQKRRNFLRRELEWVKRGPRARRTKAKSRLDNFYEVASQQNTEVELDVELIIPPSEKLGNKVVELKNVGIKLGERILFNGLNFNFIPGRKLGIIGKNGIGKTTLLKIILGILQPTFGKIDTGEKTEFNYVDQARLLLNDDDTVIEAIGEGSETLKFGKTEISVWTYLRRFLFSDDRINTKVGRLSGGEKSRLTLARILKNGGNFLLLDEPTNDLDLPTLRVLEEALISFEGCVVVVSHDRYFLNRVCNGILAFEGNGETYFSEGDYDYYIEKRKTRIKNNLTPEVKEKKDDPRVKPKTKKLTWKESKELKTIEEEIIKTENEIERIEGIFSSPDFYDKYAAQTNELNTQLEQAKTKIKKLFDRWEELEKINNS; encoded by the coding sequence GTGGAAAATAATATTAACCCGGTAATCCTGTCTGCACTTGAACTTGAAGTTCATTATGGTGAACAAATAGTTTTAGATAAAGCTTCGCTAAGTGTTCACGAAGGTGACCGCATTGGATTAGTGGGAAGAAACGGAGCGGGGAAATCCACATTTCTAAAAGTTATATCCGGAGTTATAGTTCCCGATACCGGTAAAATTGCTAAGAAGAAAGATCTTGTAATTGGATTTCTATCACAAGAATTTACTCTTGATGAGACAAAAAAAGTTCATGATAATATTTTAGATGGCGCTGTACGTATTATTGAATTAATACACGAGTATGAAAATCTATCGCATGATTCATCGAAAAGACATATTCTAGAAGAAAAAATTTCACAACTCGATGGCTGGAATCTAGAACGAAAAATTGATCTGCTTATTAATTCATTGCACGCACCCGAACCTGGAAGAGTTGTTGCAACATTATCCGGCGGTGAGAAGAGGCGTGTTGCTTTATGCCGTGCTTTAATTTCTCAACCCGATTTACTAATTCTTGATGAACCAACCAACCATCTTGATACCGATTCAATTGAATGGATCGAAGATTTTCTTTCGCACTACAAAGGCACATGTATTTTTGTAACGCACGATCGTTATTTTCTAGATAGCATTGCAAACAGAATTGTTGAACTTGCTTCAGGGGTATTTTTTTCACATCAAGGTAATTACACCGACTACTTAATTAACAAGACGGAAAGACAAACAGTAAAAGAAATTGAAGAACAGAAACGGCGAAATTTCTTACGGCGCGAACTTGAATGGGTTAAACGTGGTCCGCGTGCAAGAAGGACAAAAGCAAAAAGCCGGCTCGATAATTTTTACGAAGTTGCTTCACAACAAAACACCGAAGTTGAACTCGATGTTGAACTAATTATCCCTCCCAGCGAGAAATTAGGCAATAAAGTCGTTGAGCTAAAAAATGTCGGTATTAAACTTGGTGAAAGAATTCTGTTCAATGGATTGAACTTTAATTTTATACCCGGAAGAAAATTAGGTATAATTGGTAAAAATGGAATTGGAAAAACAACACTGCTCAAAATTATTTTAGGAATTCTTCAGCCGACGTTTGGTAAAATTGATACCGGAGAAAAAACAGAATTCAATTACGTTGATCAAGCAAGGTTATTATTAAATGATGATGACACTGTAATTGAAGCTATAGGCGAAGGGAGTGAAACACTTAAGTTTGGTAAAACGGAAATAAGTGTGTGGACATATCTTAGACGGTTTCTTTTTTCTGATGATCGAATTAATACAAAAGTCGGAAGACTTTCCGGAGGAGAAAAAAGCCGGCTTACATTGGCGAGGATTTTAAAAAACGGCGGGAATTTTTTACTTCTTGATGAACCAACAAATGATCTTGATCTGCCTACTCTGCGTGTTTTAGAAGAAGCGCTTATCTCTTTTGAGGGATGCGTAGTTGTTGTTAGTCATGATAGATATTTTCTGAATCGTGTTTGTAATGGAATTCTTGCATTTGAAGGAAACGGAGAGACTTATTTCAGTGAGGGTGATTATGATTATTATATCGAGAAAAGAAAAACACGTATAAAAAATAATCTTACTCCAGAAGTAAAAGAGAAAAAAGATGATCCTCGTGTAAAACCAAAAACAAAAAAATTAACTTGGAAAGAATCTAAAGAGTTAAAAACTATCGAAGAAGAAATCATAAAAACAGAAAATGAAATAGAAAGAATTGAGGGAATATTCTCTTCGCCGGATTTTTATGATAAGTATGCAGCACAAACAAACGAACTCAATACACAATTAGAACAAGCTAAAACGAAAATAAAAAAATTGTTTGATCGGTGGGAAGAGTTGGAAAAAATTAATAACAGTTAA